The sequence below is a genomic window from Macrotis lagotis isolate mMagLag1 chromosome 7, bilby.v1.9.chrom.fasta, whole genome shotgun sequence.
ttacagcaagttatcactaggataatgtgCTGTGACCAAGAATACAGGGtcagttcaatattaagaaagctatcagtataattgactatatcaatagcaaacctaacagaaacaacatgattatctaaatagatgttgaaaaagcctttgaaaaatacagcacccattcctactaaaaacactagagagcatgaGTATTAATGGAtagttccttagaatgataagcagtatctatctgaaaccatctacagacactagaggcattcccaatcaGATAAaggatgaagcaaggatgcccattatgatCAATAGTATTCAATGCTGTGTTAGAAATCTTAACTtctgcaataagagaaggaaaaaaattgaaagaattagaattgggaagaaacaaagctcttactctttacagatgacatgatggtgtatCAGGAGAAgcctaaaaattaatttaaaaaactactggaaacaatgagcaactttagcaaagttgcaggatataacaTAAATTGACATAAATCCTTCCCCTTTCTATATACTACTAGCATAATATAGCAGCaggagttagaaagagaaatcacatttatAATAACTTCaggtaatataaaatacttaagcATCTAtgtgccaaggcagactcagaaactctatgaaaaaactataaaacacttttcacacaaataaaatcagatctaaataaccaggcaaatatcaaatgcttatggatagattgagctaatataataaaaatgacaattctacctaaatgaaactacttatttagtgccttatcaTTCAAACTtctgaaaaattaatttactaagccagaaaaaattgtaacaattcatatggaaaaacaaaaggtcaaaaatatcaagggatttaatgaaaaaaaagcaaaagaagacaatttaatcttaccaaatctaaaattatattataaagcatcagttgtcaaaactgtctggtactggccaAGACAtaaatggtggatcagtggaataagcTAGGTGTAAAAGAGACACCAGGAAATGATTATCATAATCTGCTGTTAATAAtcccagagtccagcttctgggataagaactcactcttcaataaaaacttctgaaaaaactggaagacagtagaccaacacctcacaaccaATACCCAGATAAGATCAacatgggtgcaggatttagacataaaagataatattataagcaaactaagagatcaaggaacagttttacctgtcagatctatggaaaggggtggAGTTcatgaccaagcaagagatagagaacatcatgaaaaacaaactggataattttgattaccttatattaaaaagcttttgtacaaacaaaaacaCTTGAACATAgatcaaaaaatatatagttaataGGGAAAGAAttttaactagtatttctgacaaaggactcatttctaaaatatatagataactcagtcaaatttataaaaacaaacttccaattgacaaatagtcaaaggatatgccaagTCAATTTGCAAattaaatcaaagctatctatagtgatgaaaaattgctctaaatcatttactgattaaagaaatgcaaatttaagcatctctgagttaccacttcatacctctcagctTGGCCATTATGATCAGAAAGTatattgatcaattttggaagagatgtgggaaatctgggacacttatgCATTATTAatggagctgtgaaatgatccaacatttcttgagagcaatttcaaattatgcccaaagggcaataaaaatgtgcatgctctttgatcaagcaataccattactgggtctataccctgaagagatcatcataaagggtatgcacatcagtttggcagaaatattcatagtagctctacTTGTAGGAGCAAAGACCCggaaactgaaggaatgtccatcaattggagaataactaaaAAAAACTGTGGTCTACATGagagaatactattgttctatcaggAATCAGTATGGATGGCATTACAGAGAAAGGTGGGAAAACTTGAATGAGTTGATGCTGAGTTAaatgagaaccagaagaacactgtatgcCATAACAGCAACATAAGGGTGATGACCAATATTAATGGGCtttctcattccattagtgcaataattagggacaattatagggtatctgtaatggagaaaaccatctgtatacagagaaagaaatattgagtttaaacaaagaccagagattattaccttcaatatttaaaaaattgtaccACATAATTTTagtatatctaatattttatttcttcctcaatgaTATTTCTCTATACAGATTCAAATTTGAATGTTGCCTATtttgaaacaatataaagatatcagattgccttttgttggggagatgggagatggcagggaggatggggaaaattgttaaattcaaaagcttacaaaaatgattaCTATAAATcacaattgtatataattggaaaacaaaagaaatgattatattataaaagaagatCATAAAAAGACAGATATGTAAAGGATGAATTGAAGGAGAGATAGACTAGATACACAGATTTCAGTTAAGAAACTATTGTAATAGTGTGAATGAATGTGGTGGGTTCACTCACAAGGTGTAAGAGATGTCATAGAAATCAAGTCTGCAGCACTTGTCCTTCTATTTAGTATatggagagaagaaggaggatgCATTAAGGGTGAATTCAGTCACATATAAAATTGGCAAATAATTGATTTTGGgatttgaaaattgaaatttattcttattttctctaaATAGGGAGAAATAATTATAACATAAGTGAATTGGTTCTAAGAGACCATATAAGAAAATGACTGATTAATTTActtcatttcaacaaatatttcctgAGTGCTTGTTTTGTTCCATCTCTATGTgacctgaacaaatcatttaacttcttgatgtattttagaaaacaattgcAAGGAATATATGACAAAGACAAGTAGGTGACAAAGTGAATAATTCAACTGATCTGCCTCAGGTTGACCTGATTCAGatcttatctcagacatttatcagctttgtgaccctgggaaagtcacataacctggtttacctcaatttcctcatctgtcaaatgagctagagaaggaaatggaagatggCTGCAGTATGTCTTCCAAGAAGAGccccaatgggatcacaaaaatcTGGACGCAATtgaaaaggactgaaaaaaaaacagcagagGCATTCCTCCTTCAAGTTAAAAAACAAAGTACTAACTGCATCAAAATTCCTAGCAGGAAGCAATTGCAGATGGGATCTAGTGAAGTCTCATCAGCTCAAAGCTGAAGTGCTTTTCCCCCATTCTgcttatttctccatttgctcaAGGACTGAGGAATAATTACATAGTCTTTGTGGAACTCTTCTGGTGTCTGGAACGCCTGCAAGGGTTGCTGTCAGTACCTGGGCAGCGGATGGATTGAGTGGGAAAACATTAACTTGCAACATCTCAGACCTAGGAAAATGTCTCAGGAATTTTGGGAAAGGAGAGGAATTGTTATAGAGGGAGGTAACAAAGAAATCTGTTAGCTGTGTTGCTTAGTTGATTGAGAGAGGCTTTCACGTTGTATATAAGGGACATGGTTGCAAAAGAAGAACTGAAAGGTTTATGTAGAGACCCCTGGCTTGTGAAGCAATCAATTATATGCACACATGGATGAGTGCAACCAAGATTGCCAAAGTAATGAAGGAACTGGTCTGCCCTGATCTGCTCTGACTGTGGTGTCCCATGAATAGGGGCTAGAATGGGTGATGTtatagggtggggtggggaggaaaggaacATCTGGTCTTAAGCCATATTTGCATTTACTAGAAGGTATATTTCCAGAGACCCAACTTCCAGATAGAATGCAGTTGGACCCTTCTGCATTCATCCCAGTCTGAACCTTCTTAATTGTTCTATAAGGTCAATGGACAGTATGTTTCTTCAAAGGTTcattttgacagatgaagaaactaaagccttggaaaggttaagtgatgtcatcagcaagaaaaatatgaatttgaattgaACCCAGACCCTTCCAAGAAGCAAGTCCAATACACCATCTACCTCATCATCCATTCACTATCTTTTGTGAAATAAATATACTTAAGAAGGAGGTGGAAGACAAAGAAATACGATTACTTTATTACATTAACAATCTTCTTTGAATGCATCTCGAAATGTAAGGAGGCACgtatattttccccaaaactcaGAGTATCAAAATTACAATTGGGAATTGACCTCAGAAAACAATCTTATCAGGTCATAGTTATTATAATGAAGtagcattttttaaatctaattcattggatagagtgttgaccttgaagtcaagaaaagtTGGTTCAGTCCTGTACCAGACTCTTCCTCTCTGGGTGACCCTGGCAATCTCTCTTAGCCTTGGCCTCCTCCTCTGTGAAATAGAAATTGGGATACTACTGATCACACTGGTTTGTGTTAGGAACCAATGAAGTTACAAATTAGAAACACATCGCTAcacaatgtaattggaaaaataaatcaaaataataaaggaaaaaaacccctcaaaacaaAAGTACTATATGGGATTATAGTGTAGGTAATTCAAGGAATGGAATTTTCCAAGTTTCTTTATCAATACCAATGGCTCCTTCCTATGGATTTAGGGTTTCTAAGAGTATTCTAAAACACTGTTATGTGAAATGACCTTACTAAGATAACATGAACAGATGTGGACCAGGAAAGGATTTGAACCTCAATCTCCAAGACTCTAAGGCCAATTTACTATGATTTATTAACTAATTTTATTCTGCctttgaaagtaatttttttctgatatggaTAAGGGAGCAGTTACatggagaaaatgaatgaaatatctaATCTGGAGACAGGAAATCTTATTTTCCTTCAGTCTTcttcaaatccttcaaatgtagccCCAGATTCTTGGTAACTCTTTGTCCCTAGACACATCAAGTAAACAATtggctttattttcctcatccacaaaaatGGGGACATGAAGGAAATGTCAAACGATTTCatcatctttgctaagaaaacctcaaatggggttacaaagagttatAAAGGAGTGaaggaaatgaacaaaaccaaagATGTGCATAAGTATTgtaaaagatttaatttattttgttttacatcaAATACGGTTTACTGAAAATTTGAGGAAATGGGTCGAGACAAAGTACAAAAAGTACAAATCAGCTTGCAGTGTGCAGTACAAAACTTCACCTGGTGACCCTGGAATCTGCTCTTCATCATCAAGTCAGTGACATTCATCTTCTTGTAGGGCAAAGGCTGGCAATTGAAGGATCACAACCAGGGAGCCTGTGGGTGGGTGAAGACTCTGTCCCAAACCTCAACAAGACAAATGGCAGCAAGTACAAAGATGAGCTGGACAGAGAATCATGGAACCATCCTTTGTTTCAGGAAGTGGGGgaccaggagaaaagatgggagTAATGTTCTCAACTaatgaaatatattgaaatttaTAAATGAGAGAGTTCTGGAGTACATTGTAAAATGCAAGAATGCCAGCCTGAAAATCCAGGTATACCCCAATCCTTGGCACAGGGCCTTTCACTCTATGATTCAATGCCCTAGGATAGCTTTCCAAATAGAAATCCTCCTTCTTCTTTACACATCTAAGCAGGAATACCGAGGCATAAAAGTCACTCCTTGTCCTCAAGTGTGAATTATGGATGCCCAGTACCCACTGAGGTAATTGTGTCACATCCACCTCCCAGTAATATTTATCTGAGCTGAAGGTCTGCTCAGCAAAGACATAATGGCATGCAGAGACCTCCACATGCTTGGTGTCAACCTGCCAGCCCTCTCCAGCCTTCACACTCTTCAGATCCTCAGAAACAGACAGACTGGGACAGGCTGAAATTGGATCCAAGGTGATGTCCACTCGGAATGTTCTGAGCATCTCTATCATGCCAGGGATAGCATATTCTCTCATCTCCGGAATGGGCCTCTGGGACAAGACTGTCAGCAGCTGTTTGGCATTCTGCAGCAGCTCCAAATTGGGTTGATGACCTGACCTCTGCAACTTTCCCTTGAGGTCCTGAAGGTTTTCTTGACGCTGGAATAGTCTCTCTTGGGTTGCCTGTTGTTCTTCCCTTACCCTTTGAAggcatttgttttcttctgacatCAAAAGACCCTGCAATTTGCAAAATTCTATTGAAATCATCCATTGCCAAGTGTCAACAGGTCTCTTCTGAACAAGAAGCTTCTCAGCATCTTCTAAGCCCCTCCTCAGATGACTCTGAATGTTCTGGAGCTTCTCCCTGCAATTGTGAGCAGCCTCTTCTATGGGAGAGATTTTGTGAGCTCCATGCTCTTGTGTCTGGCAACATCTCCCACAAAGGAGTGCCTGGTCATCTTCACAAAAGAGCTTGAAGACTTGGTTGTGAGTGGCACAGTGGTTACCCTCTTTAGTCCTCTGCAAAAGCTGGAAGCAGAACTCCTTACCCAGTTCAGTCAGCTGTGCTAGCTGCTCATTGATTGCTGGGAATTCTCCACCTCGGGACACTTGCCTGCATTCAGGACAACAGGAAACAGAAACTCCTGCTCTCCAGCAGAAAGAGAGACATGCTTGGCAAAAGCTGTGCCCACACCCAATGGTGACTGGCTGAGAGAAGTAACTTCTACAGATACCACAGGTGAGTTCTTTCTGCAGTTTCTGCAACATT
It includes:
- the LOC141494013 gene encoding E3 ubiquitin-protein ligase TRIM21-like; this translates as MEMLQKLQKELTCGICRSYFSQPVTIGCGHSFCQACLSFCWRAGVSVSCCPECRQVSRGGEFPAINEQLAQLTELGKEFCFQLLQRTKEGNHCATHNQVFKLFCEDDQALLCGRCCQTQEHGAHKISPIEEAAHNCREKLQNIQSHLRRGLEDAEKLLVQKRPVDTWQWMISIEFCKLQGLLMSEENKCLQRVREEQQATQERLFQRQENLQDLKGKLQRSGHQPNLELLQNAKQLLTVLSQRPIPEMREYAIPGMIEMLRTFRVDITLDPISACPSLSVSEDLKSVKAGEGWQVDTKHVEVSACHYVFAEQTFSSDKYYWEVDVTQLPQWVLGIHNSHLRTRSDFYASVFLLRCVKKKEDFYLESYPRALNHRVKGPVPRIGVYLDFQAGILAFYNVLQNSLIYKFQYISLVENITPIFSPGPPLPETKDGSMILCPAHLCTCCHLSC